A region from the Streptosporangium sp. NBC_01756 genome encodes:
- a CDS encoding demethylmenaquinone methyltransferase yields the protein MTRASLDKQPHEVAAMFDRTARRYDLVNDVISLGQVRLWRKATAAAVDAGPGELVLDLGAGTGTSTDAFTALGARAIASDFSLGMLRTGVRRRGGSGLSGGGVRGVSFIAGDALRLPFADGVFDAVTISTALRNVQDTGQALREMFRVAKPGARLVILEFSHPTARSFDLVYSQYLMKLMPQAAKLVGSNDDSYEYLAESIRAWPDQAALAKIIQGAGWERVAWRNLAFGIVALHRAYKPA from the coding sequence ATGACGCGCGCTTCGCTGGACAAGCAACCGCATGAGGTCGCCGCGATGTTCGATCGCACGGCCCGGCGATATGACCTGGTCAATGACGTGATCTCGCTCGGGCAGGTCCGGCTGTGGCGCAAGGCGACCGCGGCGGCCGTCGACGCGGGACCCGGGGAGCTGGTCCTCGATCTGGGGGCGGGGACCGGCACCTCCACCGATGCCTTCACCGCACTGGGTGCCCGTGCGATCGCTTCGGACTTCTCGCTCGGGATGCTGCGCACCGGCGTGCGCCGGCGAGGCGGCTCCGGCCTCTCCGGCGGCGGGGTGCGGGGCGTCAGTTTCATCGCCGGAGACGCGCTGAGGCTGCCCTTCGCCGACGGGGTCTTCGACGCGGTGACGATCTCGACCGCGCTGCGCAACGTCCAGGACACCGGCCAGGCCCTGCGCGAGATGTTCCGGGTCGCCAAGCCGGGGGCGCGTCTGGTGATCCTCGAGTTCTCCCATCCGACGGCCAGGTCCTTCGACCTCGTATACTCGCAGTACCTCATGAAGCTGATGCCGCAGGCCGCCAAGCTGGTCGGTTCCAACGACGACTCCTACGAGTACCTGGCGGAGTCGATCAGGGCGTGGCCGGACCAGGCCGCGCTGGCGAAGATCATCCAGGGGGCGGGCTGGGAGCGGGTCGCCTGGCGCAACCTCGCCTTCGGCATCGTGGCGCTTCATCGTGCGTATAAGCCCGCATAG
- a CDS encoding geranylgeranyl reductase family protein: MTVPAAIQRNVAEADADVIVVGAGPAGSTTAFHLAQAGLDVLLLEKTTFPREKVCGDGLTPRAVKQLIAMGIDIDAPGWVRNKGLRVVGGGMRFELDWPELSNYPDFGLVRTRQDFDEILADNAVRGGVRLLQGVNVTAPILDDRSGHIVGVVAKKDGEEVSYRSRLVVAADGNSTRISLAMGLHKREDRPMGVAVRTYFESPRHDDDYLETWLELWDGDTLLPGYGWIFGVGDGTSNVGLGLLNTSESFKGMDYRDLLKRWVKGMPPEWGYVEENMTGPIRGAALPMAFNRQPHYTRGLVLVGDAGGMINPFNGEGIAYAMETGHIAAESIVQALARTTPAQRERVLRAYPQTLKDAYGGYFTLGRGFVELIGHRGVMDFFTRHALPHPGLMRFALKLLANLTDRRGDASDRIINALSKVAPPA; this comes from the coding sequence GTGACCGTGCCAGCCGCCATACAGCGGAATGTCGCTGAGGCTGACGCCGACGTCATCGTCGTCGGCGCCGGGCCCGCCGGTTCGACAACCGCTTTCCATCTCGCACAGGCCGGGCTCGACGTCCTGCTGCTTGAGAAGACCACGTTCCCCCGCGAGAAGGTGTGCGGCGACGGGCTGACGCCCCGAGCGGTCAAGCAGCTCATCGCCATGGGGATCGACATCGACGCTCCCGGCTGGGTCAGGAACAAGGGCCTGCGCGTGGTCGGCGGCGGGATGCGCTTCGAGCTCGACTGGCCCGAACTCTCCAACTATCCGGACTTCGGGCTGGTCCGCACCCGGCAGGACTTCGACGAGATCCTCGCCGACAACGCGGTGCGCGGCGGAGTCCGCCTGCTGCAGGGCGTCAACGTCACCGCCCCGATCCTCGACGACCGCAGCGGCCACATCGTGGGCGTGGTCGCGAAGAAGGACGGCGAGGAGGTCTCCTACCGGTCCCGTCTGGTGGTCGCCGCCGACGGCAACTCCACCCGGATCTCCCTGGCGATGGGGCTGCACAAGCGCGAGGACCGCCCGATGGGCGTCGCCGTCCGGACCTACTTCGAGAGTCCGCGGCACGACGACGACTACCTGGAGACCTGGCTGGAGCTGTGGGACGGCGACACCCTGCTGCCCGGCTACGGCTGGATCTTCGGGGTCGGCGACGGCACGTCCAACGTGGGCCTGGGCCTGCTGAACACCTCCGAGTCCTTCAAGGGCATGGACTACCGCGACCTGCTCAAGCGCTGGGTCAAGGGCATGCCCCCGGAGTGGGGCTACGTCGAGGAGAACATGACGGGCCCGATCAGGGGCGCGGCGCTGCCGATGGCCTTCAACCGCCAGCCGCACTACACGCGGGGCCTGGTGCTGGTCGGCGACGCGGGCGGCATGATCAACCCGTTCAACGGGGAGGGCATCGCCTACGCGATGGAGACCGGCCACATCGCGGCCGAGAGCATCGTCCAGGCGCTGGCCAGGACGACCCCCGCGCAGCGGGAGCGCGTGCTGCGCGCATATCCTCAGACGTTGAAGGACGCCTATGGTGGCTATTTCACCCTGGGCAGGGGCTTCGTGGAGCTCATCGGGCACCGCGGCGTGATGGACTTCTTCACCCGGCACGCACTGCCGCACCCCGGCCTGATGCGTTTCGCGCTCAAGCTTCTTGCTAACCTCACCGACCGGCGAGGCGACGCGTCAGACCGCATCATCAATGCTCTGTCGAAGGTCGCGCCACCGGCATGA
- a CDS encoding NADH-quinone oxidoreductase subunit A has product MELYAPILVLAVLAAGFAIFSVTIAPFTGPRRWNRAKLDAYECGIEPTPQPVGGGRFPLKYMITAMLFIVFDIEIIFLYPWAVSFDQLGMFGLIEMVLFIVTVLVAYAYVWRRKGLDWD; this is encoded by the coding sequence ATGGAGCTGTACGCACCCATCCTGGTGCTCGCCGTTCTCGCGGCGGGATTTGCGATCTTCTCAGTGACGATCGCGCCCTTCACCGGTCCCAGGCGCTGGAACCGCGCGAAACTCGACGCCTACGAATGCGGTATCGAGCCGACACCTCAACCTGTCGGCGGTGGTCGCTTCCCGCTGAAGTACATGATCACCGCGATGCTTTTCATCGTGTTCGACATCGAGATCATCTTCCTCTACCCGTGGGCGGTCTCGTTCGACCAGCTCGGCATGTTCGGGTTGATCGAGATGGTGCTGTTCATCGTCACCGTGCTCGTGGCCTACGCGTACGTGTGGCGCCGCAAGGGTCTGGACTGGGACTAG
- a CDS encoding NuoB/complex I 20 kDa subunit family protein: protein MGLEEKLPSGFMLSTVEQVAGWARKNSVWPATFGLACCAIELMSTGGPKHDLARFGMERASASPRQADLMIVAGRLSQKMAPVLRQIYDQMAEPKWVIAMGVCASSGGMFNNYAIVQGVDHVVPVDIYLPGCPPRPEMLIDAIVKLHDKIQNTKFGAHRAKQIDELELQALRTLPLIDQGTAK, encoded by the coding sequence ATGGGACTTGAAGAGAAACTTCCGAGCGGGTTCATGCTCAGCACGGTCGAGCAGGTCGCCGGCTGGGCGCGTAAGAACTCCGTGTGGCCGGCGACCTTCGGTCTCGCCTGCTGCGCCATCGAGCTCATGTCCACCGGCGGTCCCAAGCACGACCTGGCGCGCTTCGGCATGGAGCGCGCTTCGGCGTCTCCGCGCCAGGCCGACCTGATGATCGTGGCGGGCCGGCTGTCCCAGAAGATGGCCCCGGTGCTGCGCCAGATCTACGACCAGATGGCCGAGCCCAAGTGGGTCATCGCCATGGGCGTCTGCGCCTCCAGCGGCGGCATGTTCAACAACTACGCCATCGTGCAGGGCGTGGACCACGTCGTTCCCGTCGACATCTACCTCCCCGGCTGCCCGCCGCGGCCCGAGATGCTCATCGACGCGATCGTGAAGCTGCACGACAAGATCCAGAACACGAAGTTCGGCGCGCATCGTGCCAAGCAGATCGACGAGCTCGAACTGCAGGCGCTGCGGACACTGCCGCTGATCGACCAGGGAACCGCCAAATGA
- a CDS encoding NADH-quinone oxidoreductase subunit C gives MTADNLPEVPEEPIAHLGMFGASGSGDTSGYGGLVVRRKPQLSSARPYGGYFDVVADELERALGGDLGDAVERVVVDRGELTFHVKRERLLEVARILRDDPALRFELSLGVSGVHYPHLEGEELRAVIHLCSITHNRRLRVEVSCPDADPHIPSTVPVYPTHDWHERETWDFFGIVFDGHPALTRIMMPDDWDGHPQRKDYPLGGIPVEYRGAQVPAPDERRSYK, from the coding sequence ATGACTGCGGACAATCTCCCCGAGGTTCCGGAGGAGCCGATCGCCCATCTGGGGATGTTCGGCGCCTCAGGATCCGGTGACACCTCCGGTTACGGAGGCCTGGTCGTACGGCGCAAGCCCCAGCTGTCCTCCGCCCGCCCCTACGGCGGTTACTTCGACGTCGTCGCCGACGAGCTGGAGCGGGCACTGGGCGGCGATCTCGGCGACGCGGTCGAGCGCGTGGTCGTGGACCGCGGCGAGCTGACCTTCCACGTCAAGCGCGAACGCCTGCTGGAGGTCGCCAGGATCCTGCGCGACGACCCGGCCCTGCGTTTCGAGCTCTCGCTCGGCGTCTCCGGCGTGCACTATCCCCACCTGGAGGGTGAGGAGCTGCGCGCGGTGATCCACCTGTGCTCGATCACGCACAACCGGCGCCTGCGCGTCGAGGTGTCCTGCCCCGACGCCGACCCGCACATTCCCTCCACCGTTCCGGTCTACCCGACCCACGACTGGCACGAGCGGGAAACCTGGGACTTCTTCGGGATCGTCTTCGACGGCCACCCGGCGCTGACCCGCATCATGATGCCCGACGACTGGGATGGTCACCCTCAGCGCAAGGACTACCCGCTGGGCGGCATCCCGGTCGAATACCGCGGCGCCCAGGTTCCCGCGCCGGACGAGAGGAGGTCGTACAAGTGA
- a CDS encoding NADH-quinone oxidoreductase subunit D, whose translation MTAPHEEATEGKVYTVSGNDWTELVETLSGQQDEQLVINMGPQHPSTHGVLRLILNLDGETVTEARTVIGYLHTGIEKNIEFRTWTQGTTFVTRMDYLAPIFNETAYCMGVEKLLGITDRVPERAQAIRVMMMELTRISSHMVAIGTFGMELGATTPFLFGSREREMVLDVMEYITGLRMNMAYIRPGGVSVDLPAGAVDKVGELLKVMPGRIKDMRKMLDANPVYLARTKDVAYLDLTGCMALGVTGPMLRAAGLPWDLRKSQPYCGYETYEFDVPTEKTADVYGRYLVRMAEMEESLKIIEQALDRLSGPLKGGRVMVDDKKIGWPAQLALGPDGLGNSPDHIAHIMSGSMEALIHHFKLVTEGFRVPAGQAFASVESPRGELGAHVVSDGGTRPYRVHFRDPSFTNLQAMPATCEGGMVADVISAVASIDPVMGGVDR comes from the coding sequence GTGACCGCTCCCCATGAGGAAGCAACCGAAGGCAAGGTCTACACCGTCTCCGGCAACGACTGGACGGAGCTGGTCGAGACCCTCTCCGGCCAGCAGGACGAGCAGCTCGTCATCAACATGGGCCCGCAGCACCCGTCCACGCACGGCGTGCTCCGCCTGATCCTGAACCTGGACGGCGAGACGGTCACCGAGGCCCGCACGGTCATCGGCTACCTGCACACCGGCATCGAGAAGAACATCGAGTTCCGGACGTGGACCCAGGGGACGACGTTCGTCACCCGGATGGACTACCTCGCGCCGATCTTCAACGAGACCGCCTACTGCATGGGCGTCGAGAAGCTGCTCGGCATCACCGACCGGGTCCCCGAGCGGGCCCAGGCCATCCGCGTGATGATGATGGAGCTCACCCGCATCTCCTCGCACATGGTGGCCATCGGCACCTTCGGCATGGAGCTGGGCGCGACCACGCCGTTCCTCTTCGGGTCCCGCGAGCGCGAGATGGTGCTCGACGTGATGGAGTACATCACCGGTCTGCGGATGAACATGGCCTACATCCGGCCCGGCGGCGTCTCGGTCGACCTCCCGGCCGGCGCCGTGGACAAGGTCGGCGAGCTGCTCAAGGTCATGCCGGGGCGCATCAAGGACATGCGCAAGATGCTCGACGCGAACCCGGTCTACCTGGCCCGCACCAAGGACGTCGCCTATCTCGACCTCACCGGCTGCATGGCGCTGGGGGTCACCGGCCCGATGCTGCGGGCCGCGGGCCTGCCCTGGGACCTGCGCAAGTCGCAGCCCTACTGCGGGTACGAGACCTACGAGTTCGACGTCCCGACCGAGAAGACCGCCGACGTCTACGGCCGCTACCTCGTGCGCATGGCCGAGATGGAGGAGTCGCTCAAGATCATCGAGCAGGCTCTGGACCGTCTGTCCGGGCCGCTCAAGGGCGGCCGGGTGATGGTGGACGACAAGAAGATCGGCTGGCCCGCGCAGCTCGCGCTCGGTCCCGACGGTCTCGGTAACTCGCCCGACCACATCGCGCACATCATGAGCGGTTCGATGGAAGCGCTGATCCACCACTTCAAGCTGGTGACCGAGGGCTTCCGGGTGCCGGCCGGGCAGGCCTTCGCCTCGGTCGAGTCGCCCCGCGGCGAGCTCGGCGCCCACGTGGTCAGCGACGGCGGCACCCGGCCCTACCGGGTGCACTTCCGCGACCCGTCCTTCACGAACCTGCAGGCCATGCCCGCGACGTGCGAGGGCGGCATGGTCGCCGACGTCATCTCGGCAGTGGCTTCGATCGACCCTGTCATGGGAGGTGTGGACCGGTGA
- the nuoE gene encoding NADH-quinone oxidoreductase subunit NuoE gives MSTGYTPEVRERLERDAKEIIGRYPKPRSALLPLLHLVQSEDGYVSDDGQEFCAEMLGLSKAEVVGVSTFYTMYKRKPMGDYHVGVCINTLCAVMGGDQIWDELSEHVGVGHDEATPDGKVSLERLECNAACDFAPVMMVNWEFFDNQTPASAKQLVDDLRDGKEISPTRGPKRLCTFKEASRVLSGLPDGLAGDGPSANGPSLEGLKVAKANGWKAPEAP, from the coding sequence ATGAGCACGGGCTATACACCGGAAGTCCGGGAGCGTCTGGAACGAGACGCCAAGGAGATCATCGGCCGCTATCCCAAGCCCCGGTCGGCGCTGCTGCCCCTGCTGCACCTGGTGCAGTCGGAGGACGGCTACGTCTCCGACGACGGCCAGGAGTTCTGCGCCGAGATGCTCGGCCTGAGCAAGGCCGAGGTCGTGGGCGTGTCGACCTTCTACACGATGTACAAGCGCAAGCCGATGGGCGACTACCACGTCGGCGTGTGCATCAACACGCTGTGCGCGGTCATGGGCGGCGACCAGATCTGGGACGAGCTGTCGGAGCACGTCGGCGTCGGCCACGACGAGGCGACCCCGGACGGGAAGGTCTCGCTGGAGCGGCTCGAGTGCAACGCCGCCTGCGACTTCGCCCCGGTGATGATGGTCAACTGGGAGTTCTTCGACAACCAGACCCCCGCCTCGGCCAAGCAGCTCGTCGACGACCTGCGGGACGGCAAGGAGATCTCGCCGACCCGCGGGCCCAAGAGGCTCTGCACCTTCAAGGAGGCCTCGCGGGTGCTGTCCGGTCTGCCCGACGGTCTGGCCGGTGACGGCCCCTCGGCGAACGGTCCCTCCCTCGAAGGACTCAAGGTCGCTAAGGCCAACGGATGGAAGGCCCCAGAGGCACCATGA